From one Coxiella-like endosymbiont genomic stretch:
- a CDS encoding outer membrane protein assembly factor BamD, protein MDAIYPFGPHAQQAQLDIIYAYYKNGDIGSAIVAADRYIRLYPRGYHVDYAYYMRGIIGFDLRLSWIQKLAGVNPASRDISTLQESYRAFATLVDMFPQSPYVPDALIRMKYIHNLMAQREIMIAQFYLKRHAYVAAANRATYVVQHFQDSPEAIKGLVIIVQAYRALDLPKMADSPSYRLLKINYLNSPKLRKLPG, encoded by the coding sequence TTGGATGCCATTTATCCGTTTGGTCCCCACGCCCAACAGGCTCAGCTCGATATTATTTATGCTTATTATAAAAATGGAGATATTGGTTCAGCCATCGTTGCAGCCGATCGTTATATTCGGTTATATCCCCGAGGCTATCATGTGGATTATGCTTATTACATGCGAGGGATTATTGGATTTGATTTAAGATTATCTTGGATACAAAAATTAGCGGGTGTAAATCCTGCGTCGCGCGATATAAGTACTTTGCAGGAATCTTATAGAGCTTTTGCTACACTTGTAGATATGTTTCCCCAAAGCCCTTATGTTCCTGATGCGTTGATACGTATGAAATATATTCATAATTTAATGGCCCAACGCGAAATTATGATTGCCCAATTTTACCTGAAACGCCATGCTTATGTAGCAGCTGCTAATCGCGCTACGTACGTAGTACAACATTTTCAAGATTCGCCAGAGGCGATCAAAGGCTTGGTGATTATAGTCCAAGCTTACCGTGCGTTAGATCTGCCAAAAATGGCGGATTCTCCCAGCTATCGATTATTAAAAATTAATTATCTAAATTCGCCTAAGCTCCGAAAGTTACCTGGCTGA
- a CDS encoding AMP-binding protein, which produces MKKQAQLVIEGYDLTEVSPVVIINLSFNDSIGFPVPNTDVSIWNDTNKAVSLDEEGDFCVRGPQVMKGYWKESDETEKVIHKEG; this is translated from the coding sequence TTGAAAAAACAGGCACAATTAGTTATAGAAGGTTATGACCTAACTGAAGTAAGTCCCGTAGTGATCATAAACTTATCTTTTAACGATAGTATTGGTTTCCCGGTTCCAAATACAGATGTGTCCATTTGGAATGATACAAATAAAGCAGTATCCCTTGATGAGGAAGGTGATTTTTGTGTACGTGGACCGCAAGTAATGAAAGGCTATTGGAAAGAATCAGATGAAACCGAAAAAGTGATTCACAAAGAAGGATGA
- a CDS encoding AMP-binding enzyme produces the protein MDENYFIYLLDRKKDTIIVSRFNVYPNEIEEVLSSSPIIREVAVISVPSKKSAKIKTFIVKKDESLMEEDVLKFFRNQLTIYKVPKVIEF, from the coding sequence ATGGATGAAAATTATTTCATTTATTTATTGGATCGTAAAAAAGATACGATTATTGTTTCCCGATTTAATGTGTATCCTAATGAAATTGAAGAGGTACTGTCTTCTTCTCCCATCATTCGTGAAGTAGCTGTCATTAGTGTGCCTAGTAAAAAATCCGCAAAAATTAAGACTTTTATTGTAAAGAAGGATGAATCCTTAATGGAAGAAGATGTTCTAAAATTTTTTCGTAATCAACTGACAATTTATAAAGTTCCTAAAGTAATTGAATTTTGA
- a CDS encoding aminotransferase class IV, which produces MRNFFKFSLIELKNQCKQLLEINRISTAASLRITLSRGPSPRGIQAPLNPYPTLLITVTLSSSSRPISPTLYVTDIKRNEASLLTQLKSLNCLELILARQEAIKAGYHEGLMLNTKGAITETSIGNLFALINQKIFTPRIEDGLLPGITRDTIIKIAAQIGKPITEKTLYPEDLLKATEIFQTNSLIEIQSFSKINEHPLLTKEKATIANFFFEQYEAYKDRHMKINQIES; this is translated from the coding sequence ATTAGAAATTTTTTTAAATTCTCCCTAATCGAACTGAAAAACCAATGCAAACAACTGTTAGAAATTAATCGAATATCGACAGCAGCTTCTCTTCGAATCACCTTGAGTCGAGGCCCTTCGCCAAGAGGGATTCAAGCACCTCTTAATCCATACCCTACCTTATTGATCACCGTTACACTTTCTAGCTCATCCCGTCCAATTTCGCCTACACTGTACGTTACAGATATTAAGCGAAATGAAGCTTCTCTTTTAACCCAATTAAAGAGCTTAAATTGTTTAGAACTCATATTAGCAAGACAAGAAGCTATTAAAGCAGGATATCACGAAGGTTTAATGCTTAATACGAAAGGTGCTATCACTGAAACAAGCATTGGAAATTTATTTGCTTTGATTAATCAAAAAATATTCACTCCTCGAATTGAGGACGGTCTTTTGCCTGGAATTACCCGAGATACAATTATCAAAATTGCCGCTCAAATAGGAAAACCGATAACTGAGAAAACCCTATATCCCGAGGATCTTTTAAAGGCCACTGAAATATTTCAAACCAATAGTCTTATTGAAATTCAATCCTTTTCCAAAATTAATGAACATCCACTTTTAACTAAGGAAAAGGCAACTATAGCCAATTTCTTTTTCGAACAGTATGAAGCCTATAAAGATAGGCATATGAAAATTAATCAAATTGAAAGCTAA
- a CDS encoding aminotransferase class IV: protein MDSPVIHSDDRGFLLGDGLFETIKVEKGHLLFFQEHYHRLAASALKLEIFLNSP from the coding sequence ATGGATTCACCAGTCATTCATAGTGATGACCGAGGATTTTTATTGGGAGATGGTTTATTTGAGACTATTAAAGTTGAAAAAGGGCATTTACTTTTCTTTCAGGAACATTACCATCGGCTGGCAGCTTCCGCTTTAAAATTAGAAATTTTTTTAAATTCTCCCTAA
- the pabB gene encoding aminodeoxychorismate synthase component I, with translation MSNTEQPCWASIPYRDPFEYAVIFHKLNYFVFLDSMKFDPKLGRYSYIAIDPFATLIYRDDRIYFNNEVVATENIFMFLNNKLKSLSLSLNPELPPFQGGVVGFFSYDLIRNLENLPDYAVDDMRYPRLAVGFYDLIISFDHVKRQAWVISSGLPEKNNEKRKRRSQLRLFWCLQELENVKTRQLIDEPSVMENNIRGYFTKKTYMEAVEKCRHYILDGDIFEVNLSQRFQCIFPDNSEFSLYQRIRAINPAPFGAFVRFDDTAIVSSSPERFLKMQDRLVETRPIKGTIKRSHDAKEDKVLAQQLATNIKDRAENTMIVDLMRNDLSKVCFSNSIHVPAYCQIESYETVHHLVSVIEGKLKNQYQAVDLLRTAFPGGSISGAPKIRAMEIIEELEPTRRGPYCGSVGYIGFDGNMDTSILIRTYVIKDQIVTFQVGGAIVLDSDALSEYEETLTKAEALKNALINKDIEK, from the coding sequence ATGTCGAATACAGAGCAGCCTTGTTGGGCTTCTATCCCTTATCGAGATCCATTTGAATACGCTGTGATTTTCCACAAATTAAATTATTTTGTCTTTTTAGATAGCATGAAATTTGATCCGAAACTGGGAAGATACAGTTATATTGCTATAGATCCATTCGCTACGCTTATTTATCGGGATGATAGAATTTATTTTAATAATGAGGTGGTTGCGACAGAAAATATTTTTATGTTTCTGAATAATAAATTAAAATCATTATCACTCTCGTTAAACCCTGAGTTGCCTCCTTTTCAAGGAGGGGTGGTGGGGTTTTTTAGCTATGATTTAATAAGGAATTTGGAAAATTTACCAGATTATGCTGTGGACGACATGCGTTATCCACGCTTGGCAGTAGGATTTTATGATTTAATCATTTCCTTTGATCATGTTAAACGACAAGCATGGGTTATTTCTTCCGGATTGCCTGAAAAAAATAATGAAAAAAGAAAACGTCGTTCGCAGTTACGTCTTTTTTGGTGTTTGCAGGAATTGGAAAATGTTAAAACTCGACAATTAATTGACGAACCATCAGTGATGGAAAATAATATTCGTGGGTACTTTACTAAAAAAACATATATGGAAGCAGTAGAGAAATGTCGTCATTATATTTTGGACGGCGATATCTTTGAGGTGAATTTGTCACAAAGATTCCAGTGTATTTTTCCAGATAATTCAGAATTTTCGCTTTATCAACGAATTCGTGCAATAAATCCTGCGCCTTTTGGAGCTTTTGTTCGTTTTGATGACACAGCTATTGTTTCCAGTTCTCCCGAACGGTTTTTAAAAATGCAAGATCGTTTAGTGGAAACAAGGCCGATTAAAGGAACTATTAAGCGTTCGCATGATGCAAAGGAAGATAAGGTATTAGCTCAGCAACTAGCGACGAACATCAAAGATCGTGCCGAGAATACGATGATTGTGGATTTAATGCGAAATGATTTATCGAAGGTTTGTTTTTCTAATTCGATTCATGTTCCCGCGTATTGTCAGATAGAGAGTTATGAGACAGTCCATCATTTGGTATCAGTTATTGAAGGAAAACTAAAAAATCAGTATCAGGCTGTCGATTTATTACGAACGGCTTTTCCGGGAGGTTCTATTTCAGGCGCTCCTAAAATAAGAGCTATGGAAATAATTGAAGAATTAGAGCCTACACGACGAGGACCTTATTGCGGCAGTGTGGGGTATATTGGGTTTGATGGTAATATGGATACTTCAATTCTTATTCGAACTTATGTTATTAAAGATCAAATAGTTACATTTCAAGTGGGTGGAGCAATTGTTCTAGATTCGGATGCTCTTTCAGAATATGAAGAGACACTTACTAAAGCTGAGGCTTTAAAAAACGCATTAATTAACAAGGATATAGAGAAATAG
- the thrS gene encoding threonine--tRNA ligase, whose translation MPVIKLPDGSIKEFSELVTVQEVAESIGAGLARVALAAKVDDCWVDTSYLLQEDASLKIITDKDLEGLEIIRHSAAHLLAHAVKELFPTAQVTIGPVIEDGFYYDFAFERSFNPEDLEKIEKKMHEIVEANLRVERKVLTREEALALFKGMNEKYKVEIIRDIPVEEIVTAYQQGNFIDLCRGPHIPRTGLLKAFKLIKLAGVYWRGDSKNEMLQRIYGTAWADTKALKSYLHRLEEAEKRDHRVLGRKMDLFHFQSESPGNVFWHPKGWSIILQMREYIRNLAHKYGYQEVNTPQLMEAKLWDKSGHLEKFGDDIFRLSMEPQQYVIKPMSCPAHVQIFNQGIKSYRDLPIRYSEFGACHRNEPSGTLHALMRLRGFVQDDGHIFCTEAQIRGEVLAFIDQLHQVYADFGFNEVIYKLSTRPEKRVGSDEVWTKAEQALAKALDEKSVNWKILPGEGAFYGPKVEFSLRDCLGRMWQCGTVQVDFSMPERLGAHYIDEDGSKRTPVMVHRAILGSFERFLGILLEEYAGKLPLWLAPVQVVVMNITDQQSDYVKEIVENLQNLGIRAISDLRNEKISFKIREHTIARLPYQVIIGNREVADKTLAIRALERDEKPTGLTLEKFASQLQAEINQRSRKSSVELTKH comes from the coding sequence ATGCCAGTGATCAAACTTCCGGATGGAAGCATAAAAGAATTTTCTGAACTTGTGACTGTTCAAGAAGTCGCCGAGTCTATTGGTGCTGGGCTTGCTAGGGTGGCATTAGCAGCAAAAGTCGATGATTGCTGGGTGGATACATCCTATCTTCTTCAAGAAGATGCCTCTCTTAAAATTATTACTGATAAAGATCTCGAAGGGCTGGAGATTATCCGCCATTCTGCGGCGCATCTTTTAGCTCATGCCGTTAAAGAATTATTTCCGACGGCCCAAGTCACTATTGGCCCAGTAATTGAAGATGGGTTCTATTACGACTTTGCTTTTGAACGTTCTTTTAACCCTGAGGATCTGGAAAAAATTGAGAAAAAAATGCATGAGATTGTAGAGGCTAATTTAAGAGTGGAACGAAAAGTATTAACTCGTGAAGAAGCTTTAGCCCTTTTTAAAGGGATGAATGAGAAATATAAGGTTGAGATTATCCGTGATATTCCTGTAGAGGAAATAGTAACGGCTTATCAGCAAGGTAATTTTATTGATCTTTGTCGTGGCCCTCATATACCACGTACGGGTTTATTGAAAGCTTTTAAATTAATAAAATTAGCAGGGGTATACTGGCGAGGCGATAGTAAAAACGAAATGTTGCAGCGAATTTATGGAACGGCATGGGCTGACACTAAAGCCTTAAAAAGCTATTTGCATCGTCTTGAAGAGGCTGAAAAGCGTGACCATCGGGTACTCGGGAGGAAAATGGATTTATTTCATTTTCAATCGGAATCGCCGGGGAATGTATTTTGGCATCCGAAAGGGTGGAGCATTATCCTTCAAATGCGTGAATATATTCGCAATCTCGCCCACAAGTACGGTTATCAGGAAGTCAATACTCCGCAGCTCATGGAAGCAAAGTTATGGGATAAATCGGGTCACTTAGAGAAATTCGGCGATGATATTTTTAGATTGTCGATGGAACCCCAGCAATATGTTATTAAACCAATGAGCTGTCCGGCCCATGTTCAGATATTTAATCAAGGAATCAAAAGCTATCGTGATTTACCCATTCGTTACTCCGAATTTGGTGCCTGCCACCGCAATGAGCCGTCAGGTACTTTACATGCTTTAATGCGGTTGCGCGGTTTTGTTCAAGATGATGGGCATATTTTTTGTACGGAGGCACAGATCCGAGGCGAGGTGTTGGCTTTTATCGATCAGTTGCATCAAGTCTATGCCGATTTCGGCTTTAATGAAGTCATTTATAAATTATCTACCCGGCCCGAAAAGCGAGTTGGGAGTGATGAAGTATGGACTAAGGCGGAGCAAGCTTTGGCAAAAGCATTGGACGAAAAGAGTGTGAATTGGAAGATCTTGCCAGGAGAAGGGGCTTTCTATGGACCGAAAGTTGAATTTTCTTTGCGGGATTGCTTGGGGCGAATGTGGCAATGCGGCACCGTGCAAGTCGATTTTTCGATGCCGGAACGATTGGGGGCACATTACATTGACGAAGATGGCTCTAAAAGAACTCCTGTAATGGTCCATCGCGCTATATTGGGCTCATTTGAGCGCTTTTTAGGGATTTTATTAGAAGAGTATGCTGGAAAACTGCCCCTCTGGTTAGCTCCTGTTCAAGTGGTAGTCATGAATATTACCGATCAGCAATCCGATTATGTCAAGGAAATCGTAGAAAATCTTCAAAATCTGGGCATTAGGGCTATATCGGACTTGAGAAATGAGAAGATCAGCTTTAAAATCCGCGAACACACTATTGCGCGTTTACCTTATCAGGTTATCATTGGTAACCGCGAAGTCGCCGATAAAACCCTCGCAATACGCGCATTGGAACGTGATGAAAAGCCGACTGGTCTCACGTTAGAAAAGTTTGCTTCCCAATTGCAGGCAGAAATTAATCAGCGTAGCAGAAAGTCGTCGGTAGAATTAACTAAGCATTAA
- the infC gene encoding translation initiation factor IF-3, which translates to MRSKRTRVNKQIRVPEVRLIDKKGEQIGIVKIDQALTLAEEAGLDLVEVSPTAKPPVCRIMNFGKYQFEQSKRKAAQKKKQRLIHLKEVKFRPTTDVWDYQVKLRKIATFLERGDKVKVSLRFRGREMQHRELGLQLLNRVKRNLGSILIEQEPKLEGRQMTMVVMKGKGESNKTKSESDAEIKD; encoded by the coding sequence ATCAGATCGAAACGAACACGCGTTAATAAGCAAATCCGTGTCCCGGAAGTGCGATTGATTGACAAGAAGGGCGAGCAAATTGGGATCGTGAAAATTGATCAGGCTTTAACCCTCGCTGAAGAAGCAGGATTGGATTTAGTTGAAGTTTCTCCGACGGCTAAACCACCCGTTTGCCGTATTATGAATTTTGGTAAGTATCAGTTTGAGCAAAGCAAACGAAAAGCAGCTCAAAAGAAAAAGCAACGGTTAATTCACCTTAAAGAAGTGAAATTCCGTCCCACAACAGATGTGTGGGATTACCAGGTTAAGTTGCGTAAAATTGCAACTTTTTTAGAACGTGGGGATAAGGTAAAAGTGAGTTTGCGTTTTAGAGGACGAGAAATGCAACATCGAGAGTTAGGGTTGCAGCTGCTAAATCGCGTCAAGCGCAATTTAGGAAGTATTCTTATCGAACAAGAGCCAAAGCTGGAAGGTCGCCAAATGACAATGGTGGTCATGAAAGGCAAAGGTGAGAGTAATAAAACGAAGAGTGAGAGTGATGCCGAAATTAAAGACTAA
- the rpmI gene encoding 50S ribosomal protein L35 — MPKLKTNRGATKRFKTTGRVAIKRAAANHNHILTKKSQKRKRRLRKLHQVTKSDVKAIEKMLRV, encoded by the coding sequence ATGCCGAAATTAAAGACTAATCGTGGAGCTACGAAACGGTTTAAAACAACGGGTCGAGTCGCTATTAAGCGAGCTGCGGCTAATCATAATCATATTTTAACAAAAAAATCGCAAAAACGGAAACGTCGGTTGCGCAAGTTGCATCAAGTCACTAAAAGCGACGTTAAGGCAATTGAGAAAATGCTGAGAGTTTGA
- the rplT gene encoding 50S ribosomal protein L20: protein MTRVKRGVTARARHKKILSKAKGYYGARSRIYRVAKQAVIKAAQYAYRDRKQRKRQFRALWIVRINAAARKHGLSYSRLINGLNKAAILMDRKILADLAVKDKVVFGKLAEKAKRALSE, encoded by the coding sequence ATGACAAGGGTAAAACGAGGTGTTACCGCAAGGGCCCGTCATAAAAAAATATTGAGTAAAGCAAAAGGCTATTATGGTGCGCGCAGTCGGATCTATCGTGTGGCGAAACAAGCCGTAATTAAAGCGGCCCAGTACGCTTATCGTGATCGCAAACAGCGAAAGCGTCAATTTCGTGCTTTATGGATTGTTCGTATTAATGCGGCTGCACGAAAGCACGGACTCTCCTATAGTCGCCTGATAAATGGCTTAAATAAAGCGGCGATTCTTATGGATCGAAAAATATTAGCGGATTTAGCCGTTAAGGATAAAGTTGTCTTTGGAAAATTAGCTGAGAAAGCCAAGCGTGCATTAAGTGAATGA
- the pheS gene encoding phenylalanine--tRNA ligase subunit alpha, giving the protein MQAQLKSLLQTAKKSIDEATDELTLEKIRLNYLGKKGEVTQLLKSLAELSPEEFPQFGKSINEVKYEIQTLLTEKSAQMREKALYKKLTQEKIDVTLRGRYASLGTIHPIARVSERVTQLFTSLGFQIVEGPEIEDEYHNFEALNIPSSHPARTMVDTFYFSDDQLLRTHTSNVKIREMKKHGAPIRLIALGRVYRRDFDPIHTPMFHQVEGLVVDKQCTFADLRGLLQQFLNCFFETEFRLRFRPSYFPFTEPSAEVDIYQPATDSWLEVLGCGMVHPNVLRNVNIDPDEYNGFAFGIGLDRLAMLRYGVPDLRLFFENDLRFLRQF; this is encoded by the coding sequence ATGCAGGCTCAATTAAAATCTTTATTACAAACTGCTAAAAAATCCATTGACGAAGCGACTGATGAGCTGACGTTGGAGAAAATCCGTCTTAATTATCTCGGCAAAAAGGGGGAAGTCACCCAATTGCTCAAATCATTAGCGGAACTTTCCCCCGAAGAGTTCCCTCAATTCGGAAAGTCGATTAATGAAGTTAAGTATGAAATTCAGACTTTACTCACTGAGAAATCTGCACAGATGCGGGAAAAAGCCCTTTATAAAAAATTAACACAAGAAAAAATTGACGTTACTCTCCGTGGTCGTTATGCCAGCCTTGGCACGATCCACCCTATTGCTCGAGTTTCTGAACGAGTAACTCAATTGTTTACTTCGTTAGGTTTTCAGATTGTCGAGGGTCCAGAAATTGAAGACGAGTATCATAATTTTGAGGCATTAAATATTCCCTCAAGTCATCCTGCCCGGACAATGGTAGATACCTTTTATTTTTCAGATGATCAGTTATTACGAACTCATACTTCCAATGTGAAAATACGTGAAATGAAAAAACACGGCGCACCAATTCGACTAATTGCATTAGGGCGAGTATATCGACGCGATTTTGATCCCATCCACACCCCCATGTTCCATCAAGTAGAGGGCCTTGTAGTAGATAAACAATGTACTTTTGCAGACCTAAGAGGCTTATTACAGCAATTTTTAAATTGTTTTTTTGAAACCGAATTTCGTTTGCGTTTTCGTCCTTCTTATTTCCCTTTCACCGAACCTTCAGCCGAAGTTGATATTTATCAACCGGCTACCGACAGCTGGTTAGAAGTATTGGGTTGCGGTATGGTTCATCCCAATGTCTTACGTAACGTGAACATTGACCCTGATGAATATAATGGTTTTGCTTTTGGTATTGGTTTGGATCGATTAGCTATGTTGCGTTATGGCGTACCCGATTTGCGTCTCTTTTTTGAAAATGACTTACGCTTTTTGAGGCAGTTTTAA
- the pheT gene encoding phenylalanine--tRNA ligase subunit beta, protein MKLSEIWLREWVNPLVNTEHLAEQLTLFGLEVNSVNFIAHSFEKVVVGEVLSTEKHPDVDRLSFCRINVGESEALEIVCGAANVRAGLKVPVALIGGRVGELKIKKTKLQGMVSHGMICSERELGLSEDQNGLIMELPSDAPVSKDLHDYLQLKDSIFDIGLTPNRGDCASVRGIANEVGAINRLSVKAPKVARVTPIIDPVFPIGIQAKEACPHYVGRIIGDIDSDAQTPLWMRERLRRSGLRSIHPVVDVLNYVMLEWGQPMHAFDFDQLSGEIHVRYASSDEKITLIDGNEVILNNRTLVIADENKAHAIAGIMGGANSAVNEKTKNIFLESAYFTPSNIALTARHYGLNTDSSYRFERGVDFELQKLAMERATELLLTITGGKPGPIEDQRIEETFPSIKKVGLRRELIKHLLGVEIADKEIHQILCFLGMTLQPEINGWQVTVPSYRFDITQEVDLIEEVARLYSYERIPQTIMKRKMALSPVVETEVSLARIRRLMVDRGYNEAVNYSFVDDKLQNKLNPNLESLALSNPIRKDMNVMRNSLWPGLVTAAKYNQSRQIERVRLFEIGRCFIYRKRKWQQITKIAGLIVGNASNLQWGEKERPVDFYDMKGDLSALLSLTHAEKDFGFIRAEHLALHPGRSAALYFKEACIGYLGALHPVLMRELDFGSIPYLFETELEALTKTKLPHYQSVSKFPTVRRDLAVVVDRDVEASQIEEEIAQNSGHLLIMSEIFDIYEGTEHIEFGKKSIALGLTFQDPSRTLVDEEIKQVIERVIAALERKFNVKLRA, encoded by the coding sequence ATGAAATTAAGTGAAATTTGGCTTCGTGAATGGGTAAATCCCTTAGTTAACACGGAGCACTTAGCAGAACAACTTACTTTATTTGGCTTAGAGGTCAACTCTGTCAATTTTATTGCTCACTCCTTTGAAAAGGTGGTGGTAGGAGAAGTGTTATCGACAGAAAAACATCCCGATGTGGATCGACTGTCCTTTTGCCGAATCAATGTGGGGGAAAGCGAGGCCTTAGAAATTGTCTGTGGAGCAGCAAATGTTCGCGCTGGCTTGAAGGTCCCTGTTGCTCTAATTGGTGGTCGAGTGGGTGAGCTGAAAATTAAAAAAACCAAATTGCAAGGTATGGTTTCCCATGGAATGATATGCTCAGAACGTGAACTCGGCTTGTCGGAGGATCAAAACGGACTCATCATGGAGCTTCCTTCCGATGCTCCTGTCAGCAAAGATTTACACGATTATTTGCAATTAAAGGATTCTATTTTTGATATTGGCCTAACTCCTAATCGAGGTGATTGTGCTAGCGTACGAGGAATTGCTAATGAAGTAGGCGCCATTAATCGGCTTTCTGTGAAAGCACCTAAAGTAGCTCGCGTAACACCCATCATCGATCCTGTTTTTCCTATTGGGATACAAGCCAAAGAAGCTTGTCCGCATTATGTAGGTCGGATTATTGGCGATATTGATAGTGATGCCCAAACTCCGCTTTGGATGCGAGAACGATTACGCCGTAGTGGATTACGCTCCATCCATCCTGTTGTAGATGTCCTGAATTATGTGATGTTGGAATGGGGTCAACCTATGCATGCATTCGATTTCGATCAATTGTCTGGCGAGATTCATGTGCGCTATGCAAGTTCCGATGAAAAAATTACTTTGATCGATGGAAACGAAGTTATTTTGAATAATCGCACTTTAGTTATTGCAGATGAAAACAAAGCACACGCTATTGCAGGCATTATGGGGGGCGCTAATTCGGCCGTTAATGAAAAAACAAAAAATATCTTTTTGGAAAGTGCTTATTTTACGCCAAGTAATATTGCGTTAACGGCACGACATTACGGTTTAAATACAGATTCTTCGTATCGATTTGAGCGAGGTGTGGATTTCGAACTGCAAAAACTTGCAATGGAGCGTGCAACGGAATTATTATTAACCATTACGGGTGGAAAACCAGGTCCCATTGAAGATCAACGTATTGAAGAAACTTTTCCCTCCATTAAAAAAGTCGGTTTACGTCGTGAACTAATTAAGCACCTCTTAGGGGTAGAAATTGCTGATAAAGAGATTCACCAGATCTTATGTTTTTTGGGGATGACCCTTCAGCCAGAAATAAATGGCTGGCAAGTAACCGTGCCGAGTTATCGTTTTGATATTACTCAAGAAGTGGATTTAATTGAAGAAGTAGCGCGATTGTACAGCTATGAACGCATTCCTCAAACTATTATGAAACGTAAAATGGCTTTGTCACCCGTAGTGGAGACAGAAGTAAGCTTGGCTCGGATCCGGCGTTTAATGGTTGACCGTGGGTATAACGAGGCCGTGAATTATAGTTTTGTGGATGATAAATTGCAGAATAAGCTTAATCCCAATTTGGAATCCCTTGCTCTTTCTAACCCAATTAGGAAGGATATGAACGTCATGCGCAATAGTTTATGGCCTGGGCTTGTTACTGCAGCGAAGTACAATCAATCTCGTCAAATTGAGCGCGTGAGACTTTTTGAAATTGGCAGATGTTTTATCTATCGAAAAAGAAAATGGCAGCAAATAACTAAAATTGCTGGTTTGATTGTGGGGAATGCCAGTAACTTGCAATGGGGAGAAAAAGAACGGCCAGTCGATTTTTATGACATGAAAGGAGACCTCAGCGCCCTACTCTCCCTTACCCACGCTGAAAAGGATTTCGGTTTTATACGAGCAGAGCACCTTGCCTTGCACCCGGGACGATCCGCCGCTCTCTACTTTAAAGAAGCTTGTATCGGCTATTTGGGCGCCTTGCATCCTGTGCTGATGCGAGAGTTAGACTTTGGGAGCATTCCTTACCTGTTTGAGACAGAACTTGAAGCCCTTACAAAGACAAAGTTACCTCACTATCAATCAGTCTCTAAATTTCCTACGGTTCGTCGTGATCTTGCCGTTGTAGTAGATCGAGACGTTGAAGCTTCGCAAATTGAAGAAGAAATTGCTCAAAATTCTGGACATTTATTGATCATGAGCGAAATTTTTGATATATATGAAGGCACTGAACATATTGAATTTGGGAAAAAAAGTATCGCTTTGGGGTTGACCTTTCAAGACCCATCGCGCACTCTAGTAGATGAAGAGATCAAACAGGTCATTGAACGTGTAATCGCTGCTCTTGAGCGTAAGTTCAATGTCAAATTGAGGGCATAG
- a CDS encoding integration host factor subunit alpha, giving the protein MALTKANLAEHLFNVVGLNKREAKELVELFFEDIRLSLERGEPVKLSGFGNFNLRDKKQRPGRNPKTSEAIPITERRVVTFRAGYKLKSRVEKNVKSEERKS; this is encoded by the coding sequence ATGGCACTCACAAAAGCTAACTTGGCAGAACATTTATTTAACGTGGTAGGCTTGAATAAGCGAGAGGCGAAAGAGTTAGTTGAATTATTTTTTGAGGATATCCGCCTTTCGTTAGAAAGGGGAGAGCCGGTGAAATTGTCAGGATTTGGTAATTTTAATCTGCGTGACAAAAAGCAACGTCCCGGACGCAATCCTAAAACCAGCGAAGCAATTCCTATTACGGAGCGGCGTGTTGTGACATTCCGTGCTGGCTACAAACTCAAATCCAGGGTGGAGAAAAATGTTAAATCAGAAGAAAGGAAATCCTAA